From Aureibacillus halotolerans, the proteins below share one genomic window:
- a CDS encoding extracellular solute-binding protein produces the protein MKKMVSFFAGLLLLVAGCTSQETQQPQEPDIEPVASAEELPERFDEPVTLSLIKHISSDITFKDGESIEDNVVTQWAKDSFNLEFDYLWTTSGPGDTFDTKLQLALSAGEKMPDVLPLRSNVAQDLIDSQLFLDVGEVFDKYASESWKEAMENDPKAWQPYMRDGKKYGIPILDYNGNGDSVMFIREDWRKKLGIDPPETLEDYEAMMEAFVTQDPDGNGEDDTYGVTFGLATDVNTWISDGSWVFGAYGTMPNAWLEGDDGTLVNGFTNPDVKKGLSTLHSWMESGYMHPEVGLWDAFKASELFSAGNAGIMAGPHYLPDWIFKDLAENVAGAEVKAYHMPTGPDGESGKGGGLTSHNGVVLINKDATEKQIQAFFVYQNYLFDHYADPAEGSEFEFGFFEGYDYLMEDGQPLYVATSEEDLVPAEKYTLTFDAARKPSVYINSLAALTDREAETPFEKRIAIRYPEGMRHAAKIVVDEMDIKMPSLFLGPPTDTMKSRGDALTTMWKETYNKIIYGELPVDAYDEFVEKWKSSGGDTITEEVNAWYESVK, from the coding sequence ATGAAAAAGATGGTTAGTTTTTTCGCCGGTCTGCTCTTGCTAGTGGCAGGATGCACGAGTCAGGAGACACAACAACCACAAGAGCCTGATATCGAACCTGTTGCATCCGCTGAAGAGCTTCCCGAACGTTTTGATGAACCTGTTACACTCTCCCTCATCAAACATATCAGTTCTGATATTACGTTTAAAGATGGGGAGTCCATTGAAGACAATGTCGTCACGCAATGGGCAAAAGACAGCTTCAACCTTGAATTTGATTACCTTTGGACAACAAGTGGTCCAGGCGATACCTTTGATACAAAATTGCAGCTTGCCTTATCTGCTGGGGAGAAAATGCCTGACGTCCTTCCATTACGCAGCAATGTGGCTCAAGACTTGATTGACTCACAGCTATTTTTAGATGTCGGTGAAGTGTTTGATAAGTACGCCTCTGAATCATGGAAAGAAGCGATGGAAAATGACCCGAAAGCCTGGCAGCCGTATATGAGAGATGGGAAAAAATACGGCATCCCCATCCTTGATTACAATGGCAACGGCGACAGTGTCATGTTTATCCGTGAGGACTGGCGTAAGAAGCTCGGGATCGATCCTCCAGAAACCTTAGAAGATTATGAAGCTATGATGGAAGCATTTGTGACACAAGATCCCGACGGCAACGGCGAGGACGACACGTATGGCGTCACATTTGGTCTTGCTACTGATGTAAATACGTGGATATCTGATGGCAGTTGGGTGTTCGGCGCGTACGGTACGATGCCAAACGCTTGGCTGGAGGGAGATGACGGCACTCTCGTTAATGGCTTTACTAATCCTGATGTAAAAAAAGGGCTTTCCACATTGCACAGCTGGATGGAAAGCGGCTACATGCATCCTGAAGTTGGCTTATGGGATGCTTTTAAAGCAAGTGAGCTTTTTTCAGCGGGCAACGCAGGTATTATGGCAGGTCCACATTACCTACCCGATTGGATTTTCAAGGATCTAGCGGAAAACGTGGCTGGAGCTGAGGTCAAAGCCTATCATATGCCTACTGGGCCGGATGGAGAGTCTGGGAAAGGTGGGGGTTTGACAAGCCATAACGGCGTTGTCCTTATTAACAAAGATGCCACAGAAAAACAAATTCAAGCTTTCTTCGTCTATCAAAACTACCTGTTTGATCATTATGCTGACCCCGCCGAGGGCAGTGAATTCGAATTTGGCTTTTTCGAAGGTTATGATTATTTGATGGAAGATGGCCAGCCTTTGTATGTGGCGACTTCAGAAGAAGATCTCGTCCCTGCCGAAAAATACACATTAACCTTTGATGCGGCTCGAAAGCCATCGGTGTATATTAACTCTTTAGCTGCACTTACCGACCGTGAAGCAGAGACGCCGTTTGAAAAACGTATTGCCATTCGTTACCCAGAAGGAATGCGACATGCTGCAAAAATTGTCGTTGATGAAATGGACATAAAAATGCCAAGTCTTTTCCTTGGACCTCCAACTGACACGATGAAATCTCGAGGGGATGCCCTTACGACGATGTGGAAGGAAACCTACAACAAAATCATCTATGGGGAGTTGCCGGTCGATGCCTATGACGAGTTTGTAGAGAAATGGAAATCCTCCGGAGGCGACACGATCACTGAAGAAGTGAATGCGTGGTACGAGTCTGTAAAATAA
- a CDS encoding sensor histidine kinase, producing the protein MNQTFNVFQKTIGLVIALLAPIVFLYAYSNHVSEQVIREQTDQRVIDRLAITLHQLETNMEQLAKLLVTLSVDSQVNQLKNLSLYTPYEQVMIRRNLFEKLKLYRQTNTFLGDIAIYDGDKALLLRVNDRPVHDTPLLDNTGNWTYVPEEDAFYYQINRPSYAKRDAASLVIEANFPADYIRELLASIDMNDNVTASPFLYHKEHGIISDDRTQLSSFPALSSLLFSDAQGTTRLKADDQTYHVSYLQSSIDGWQLVDFIRLDTLLAPITVSRAWFYGSIALLVSVGLLAAILLYRHVHVPIRSLIQGIQRIRRGDYSVRLEKDMKNEFRYVFMSFNQMAARTQELIEEVLQQKIHSQEATLRQLQYQINPHFLYNSLFYIKNMAKIRHNDAVEAMALHLGHYYRYMTQNQLTHATLEEECKFAGSFLNIHQLRVRHLSYEISLPEHMRTIRIPRLLLQPLVENAVEHGMNSLTGHGRITVSIQEDGEQLFIAVSDNGQGMENHALIDLREKIYSSIAPQSQIGLWNVHQRMVHHLPGGSTTLQSNAEGGLTVVLIWNKRRNEDG; encoded by the coding sequence TTGAACCAAACGTTTAATGTCTTCCAAAAGACGATAGGGCTCGTGATCGCCCTCCTGGCCCCTATCGTCTTTTTATATGCGTATTCAAACCATGTAAGTGAGCAAGTCATCCGGGAACAAACGGATCAACGGGTGATTGACCGCTTGGCGATCACACTCCATCAATTAGAAACCAATATGGAACAGCTCGCAAAGCTTCTCGTGACGCTTAGCGTTGATTCACAGGTGAACCAGCTTAAAAATCTTTCCTTATATACCCCGTATGAACAAGTTATGATCCGGAGAAATTTATTTGAGAAATTGAAGTTATATCGTCAAACAAACACCTTCCTCGGGGACATCGCTATCTATGATGGGGACAAAGCGCTGTTATTGCGTGTTAATGATCGTCCCGTCCATGATACGCCATTGTTAGACAACACCGGGAATTGGACCTATGTGCCGGAAGAAGACGCCTTTTACTATCAAATTAACCGTCCGTCCTATGCCAAAAGAGATGCAGCGTCCTTAGTGATCGAAGCGAACTTCCCTGCAGATTATATTCGCGAGCTGCTCGCATCAATTGACATGAACGACAATGTAACCGCTTCACCTTTTTTATACCACAAAGAGCACGGTATTATTTCTGACGATCGCACCCAACTATCGTCATTCCCAGCGTTGTCTTCCTTACTTTTTTCAGACGCTCAAGGGACCACAAGACTTAAAGCGGACGATCAAACGTATCATGTCAGCTATTTGCAATCGTCAATAGATGGATGGCAGCTTGTTGACTTTATTCGGCTAGATACGCTCCTAGCACCGATTACCGTGTCACGTGCGTGGTTTTATGGCTCCATCGCCCTGCTCGTATCCGTCGGTCTATTGGCAGCTATTTTATTGTATCGTCACGTGCATGTTCCAATACGATCTTTAATTCAAGGCATTCAGCGAATTCGTCGAGGCGATTACTCTGTTCGCCTAGAGAAGGATATGAAAAACGAGTTTCGGTATGTGTTTATGAGCTTTAATCAAATGGCAGCTCGAACGCAGGAATTAATTGAAGAAGTGCTGCAGCAGAAGATCCACTCACAGGAAGCGACATTGCGCCAACTGCAATATCAAATCAACCCGCATTTCTTGTACAATAGTTTGTTTTATATTAAAAATATGGCAAAAATTCGCCATAATGATGCTGTCGAAGCCATGGCATTGCACTTAGGCCATTATTATCGTTATATGACGCAAAATCAACTAACCCACGCCACGCTTGAAGAGGAGTGTAAGTTTGCCGGAAGCTTCTTAAACATTCATCAACTGAGGGTAAGACATCTCAGTTACGAGATCTCACTCCCAGAGCATATGCGAACCATTCGGATTCCTCGACTTTTGTTGCAGCCTTTAGTAGAAAACGCCGTTGAGCATGGTATGAATTCGTTGACCGGTCATGGTCGTATTACGGTTTCCATTCAAGAGGATGGCGAGCAGCTATTCATTGCCGTAAGTGACAATGGCCAAGGAATGGAAAACCACGCGCTTATTGACCTTCGTGAGAAGATATACAGTTCTATTGCCCCCCAAAGCCAGATCGGGTTATGGAATGTCCATCAGCGGATGGTTCACCATCTTCCTGGTGGAAGTACGACGTTGCAGTCAAATGCTGAAGGTGGATTGACGGTTGTTCTGATTTGGAACAAGAGGAGGAATGAGGATGGCTAG
- a CDS encoding response regulator transcription factor — MASLMIVDDEWATVEGLKLLTWSQVDIDHVITAQSAAEALTLAQRQKVDVLVTDIRMPGMNGLELIKTLSKEQSLQSILLSGYADFHYAQQALELQTVSYLLKPVADEDLLDAVQKAVQRSYDGQHYASLNEALHTMELYQSNEISASIKHLLSPKKTTEDLLDEYLPLDASVQYGTPFCMVVRPATAVDQTAPLLMKSLFSFWHGTVDGYAVYLCASPFHSREYLDDALEREALMKDLAVQMNTSHIAVSPWGTFPFDLASYFQDCLAQTNQLSCNSTTFAVTQAKKYIEGKIQHSITLQDTANHVFLNPTYLSKIFKQETGQSFSSYVLHYRMLLASQRLTETNQKITDIAGTLGFRDASYFIRVFRKHYGKTPAEYRHHYS, encoded by the coding sequence ATGGCTAGCTTGATGATCGTTGATGACGAGTGGGCCACTGTTGAAGGGCTAAAACTCCTCACATGGAGTCAAGTCGATATTGATCATGTCATTACAGCACAATCCGCTGCCGAAGCGTTGACGCTTGCTCAACGTCAGAAAGTGGACGTTTTAGTGACGGACATACGCATGCCTGGCATGAATGGCCTAGAACTAATTAAAACCCTTTCCAAAGAGCAGTCGCTTCAGAGCATTTTGCTTTCAGGATATGCCGATTTTCACTATGCACAGCAAGCGCTTGAGTTACAGACTGTGAGCTACCTTCTAAAGCCCGTTGCTGATGAAGACCTCCTTGATGCTGTACAAAAAGCGGTTCAGCGCTCTTATGATGGTCAACACTATGCCTCATTAAATGAAGCATTACACACGATGGAGTTGTATCAGTCGAATGAAATTAGCGCGTCTATTAAACACCTCCTTTCACCTAAAAAAACGACTGAAGATTTGCTCGACGAATATCTTCCTTTAGATGCTTCTGTGCAGTATGGGACACCTTTTTGTATGGTCGTTCGCCCCGCTACAGCAGTCGACCAAACAGCACCATTGTTAATGAAGAGTTTGTTCTCCTTCTGGCATGGTACGGTCGATGGGTATGCGGTGTACCTTTGTGCCTCACCATTTCATAGTAGAGAATACCTCGATGATGCACTTGAAAGAGAAGCGCTAATGAAAGACCTTGCCGTACAGATGAACACTTCACATATTGCAGTGAGTCCATGGGGAACATTTCCCTTTGATCTCGCAAGCTATTTTCAGGATTGCTTGGCGCAAACGAATCAACTATCATGCAATTCAACCACCTTCGCTGTCACGCAGGCCAAAAAATATATAGAAGGCAAAATTCAGCATTCCATCACTTTGCAGGATACAGCAAATCACGTGTTTTTGAACCCTACGTATCTCTCAAAAATATTCAAGCAAGAAACTGGTCAAAGCTTTAGCTCTTACGTCCTGCATTACAGGATGCTGCTTGCCTCACAGCGACTTACAGAAACAAACCAAAAAATCACCGACATTGCTGGGACGCTTGGTTTTCGGGACGCATCCTATTTTATCCGCGTGTTTCGCAAGCATTATGGGAAAACGCCTGCGGAATACAGACACCATTATTCGTGA
- a CDS encoding ABC transporter permease, with protein MSVSHETKTKSRASSGLRVKTKWNLKRNWPLHALLFPAVALAFVFSYLPLPGIVMAFQEFKPWLGFFNSPWVGLEQFNKLFTFAEARQVIWNTLIIASLKVVFQLIVPILFALLLNEVKQMGFKRSVQTLVYLPHFLSWVILGGILLDMLSVEGGIVNQFLGSFGIEPIFFLGDGDWFRFTIILSDIWKEFGFSAIIFLAALAGINPSLYEASIVDGANRFQQVLYITLPSLLPITIVVATLALGNILNAGFDQILNLYNPMVYEKGDIIDTYVYRQGLLGGQFSYATAVGLFKSVIAFILIITGYRLAYKYADYRIF; from the coding sequence ATGAGTGTTTCTCATGAAACAAAAACAAAATCCCGCGCGAGCTCTGGCTTGCGTGTTAAAACAAAGTGGAACTTGAAGAGAAATTGGCCCTTGCACGCGTTGCTTTTTCCTGCCGTTGCGCTTGCCTTTGTGTTCAGCTATCTTCCTCTTCCAGGTATCGTCATGGCCTTTCAAGAATTTAAGCCTTGGCTAGGGTTCTTCAATTCGCCATGGGTAGGCTTGGAGCAGTTTAATAAGCTGTTTACCTTTGCTGAAGCTCGTCAGGTCATTTGGAATACATTAATTATCGCTTCGTTAAAAGTTGTGTTTCAGCTCATCGTTCCTATTTTGTTTGCGCTTCTCCTCAATGAAGTGAAGCAAATGGGGTTCAAACGTTCCGTACAAACGCTCGTGTACCTCCCTCACTTCCTTTCATGGGTCATTCTTGGGGGCATTCTTCTTGATATGCTTTCTGTGGAAGGTGGCATTGTGAATCAATTTCTAGGGAGTTTTGGCATTGAGCCTATTTTCTTTTTAGGAGACGGGGATTGGTTTCGTTTTACAATCATCTTAAGTGATATTTGGAAGGAATTTGGCTTTTCAGCCATCATTTTTTTAGCTGCCTTAGCTGGGATCAATCCTAGTCTGTATGAAGCCTCAATCGTAGATGGAGCGAACCGCTTTCAACAGGTGCTCTATATTACGTTACCGTCTTTATTGCCTATCACGATTGTTGTAGCCACTCTCGCACTTGGAAATATTTTAAATGCTGGCTTCGATCAAATCCTAAATCTGTACAATCCGATGGTGTATGAAAAAGGAGATATCATTGATACGTATGTCTACCGTCAAGGCTTGCTCGGCGGGCAGTTCAGCTATGCCACAGCCGTTGGACTGTTCAAGTCAGTGATTGCCTTCATTCTCATCATTACAGGGTACCGCCTAGCTTACAAATACGCAGACTATCGGATTTTTTAG
- a CDS encoding carbohydrate ABC transporter permease → MFHISRSYRIFSILNIVFLALLSITCIAPLLHILAVSFSAAPAANANLVKFWPIDFTVASWALTLENESFLRALGMGFYRTALGTVISLAITVLAAYALSKEDHEFKGRKIYIFYFVFIMLFNGGLIPTYILIQNLGMINTIWALVLPGAVNVFNLILLLNFFRTSVPKSLDEAALMDGAGHFRILFTIYVPISLPAMATIALFTMVGQWNSWFDGLIYLTDSAKYPLSTFLQTLIVQKDFSQMNINPDEISMLSQRAVQSAQIFIGSLPILLVYPFLQRYFVKGIVLGSVKE, encoded by the coding sequence ATGTTTCATATCAGCCGATCGTACCGGATTTTCTCCATTCTTAACATTGTGTTTCTCGCGCTTTTGTCTATCACGTGCATTGCACCGCTCTTGCATATACTGGCGGTCTCATTCAGTGCCGCCCCTGCCGCAAACGCCAATCTTGTGAAGTTTTGGCCAATTGACTTTACCGTCGCTTCTTGGGCACTCACATTAGAAAATGAAAGTTTTTTAAGAGCTTTAGGCATGGGATTTTATCGTACAGCCTTAGGGACCGTGATTTCACTCGCCATTACAGTGTTGGCCGCCTACGCTCTATCAAAAGAAGACCATGAATTTAAGGGACGAAAAATCTATATCTTTTACTTCGTCTTTATCATGCTGTTTAATGGTGGGCTTATCCCGACGTATATTCTTATACAGAACCTTGGGATGATTAATACAATCTGGGCGCTCGTTTTGCCTGGTGCTGTGAATGTGTTTAATCTCATTCTGCTTCTCAATTTCTTTCGCACGAGTGTTCCCAAATCACTGGATGAAGCAGCGCTCATGGATGGAGCTGGGCATTTTCGCATCCTGTTTACGATTTATGTGCCTATATCACTCCCTGCGATGGCAACGATCGCGCTCTTTACGATGGTCGGTCAATGGAACTCGTGGTTTGATGGCTTGATTTACTTAACAGATTCAGCTAAATACCCCCTCTCCACATTTTTGCAGACATTGATTGTGCAAAAAGATTTTAGTCAGATGAACATTAACCCCGATGAGATTAGCATGCTTTCCCAGCGAGCGGTTCAATCTGCGCAGATCTTTATCGGTTCATTGCCAATTCTTTTGGTCTATCCTTTCTTGCAGCGTTATTTTGTCAAAGGGATCGTCCTTGGATCGGTTAAAGAATAG
- a CDS encoding FixH family protein has translation MKQMMLLLALTMLMVSTACQGGAPEDTQETGETEQLLTGDIDVELIVAGAVQPEETAEIQAILTENDAPVVEADTGSVTFEFWKAGEREQGWKEEGTMVEEGTYTAEATFPDSGVYFVQSHVTARGTHAMPKEQILVGDVSEEDIKAAEEAEAESDVSDMDSMDGMEGHHH, from the coding sequence ATGAAACAAATGATGTTGTTGCTTGCCCTAACAATGTTGATGGTTAGCACGGCCTGTCAGGGTGGGGCACCGGAGGATACACAAGAAACTGGGGAAACAGAACAATTGCTGACGGGCGACATTGACGTCGAGCTGATAGTGGCAGGGGCTGTACAGCCTGAGGAAACAGCTGAAATACAAGCAATTCTCACAGAGAATGACGCGCCAGTGGTGGAGGCTGATACAGGCAGTGTGACCTTTGAATTTTGGAAGGCTGGAGAGAGAGAACAAGGATGGAAGGAAGAAGGAACGATGGTTGAGGAAGGCACATATACAGCTGAAGCCACATTTCCAGACAGTGGCGTCTACTTTGTCCAATCGCACGTAACCGCCAGAGGCACTCATGCCATGCCGAAAGAGCAGATCCTTGTCGGAGACGTAAGCGAGGAGGACATCAAGGCAGCTGAGGAAGCTGAAGCTGAGAGCGACGTGTCTGATATGGACAGCATGGACGGAATGGAAGGTCACCATCATTAA
- a CDS encoding DedA family protein, with protein sequence MENWITDIMEQFGYFGIFLLIAIENIFPPIPSEVILTFGGFMTTQTSMTIPGVVIASTLGSVGGAVVLYGIGVLVDYKRLEKFIERWGHIFRLTKKDIYRADTWFQKYGVWTVFFCRLIPLVRSLISIPAGMSHMNFWVFLFFTTLGTLIWNIFLVWVGAAVGDSWEDIVVYMDVYSNIAYAVLAVLLIVFIVLFIRRKRRD encoded by the coding sequence ATGGAAAACTGGATTACGGACATTATGGAGCAGTTTGGGTATTTCGGGATTTTCTTATTGATCGCCATTGAAAATATTTTTCCGCCGATTCCGTCAGAGGTCATTCTTACCTTCGGTGGGTTTATGACAACTCAGACAAGCATGACCATTCCTGGGGTTGTGATTGCATCGACGCTTGGTTCTGTTGGTGGAGCGGTTGTCCTGTATGGAATTGGTGTGCTCGTAGATTACAAGCGGCTTGAGAAGTTTATTGAACGCTGGGGGCATATTTTTCGTTTGACGAAAAAGGATATTTACCGTGCCGATACATGGTTTCAAAAATACGGCGTTTGGACCGTTTTTTTCTGTCGCCTTATTCCACTAGTAAGAAGCTTAATCTCTATTCCAGCCGGGATGTCCCATATGAATTTTTGGGTCTTTCTCTTTTTCACTACATTAGGGACATTGATTTGGAACATCTTCCTTGTTTGGGTTGGAGCTGCCGTTGGGGACTCATGGGAGGACATCGTAGTGTATATGGATGTGTATTCAAACATTGCCTATGCGGTTCTGGCCGTCCTTTTAATCGTGTTTATCGTATTATTTATCCGCAGGAAACGCAGGGACTAA
- a CDS encoding SLC13 family permease yields MTLEMYLALGILVLMIAMIMSDKFAFGAPPLIASLLLVVTGLATVPEAFAGFVNSTVIMVAGFMVVMAGLMKTSLISRVQTSMLNLVKKGGYKSYVLLIIVVMGGASLTGTGSTGYYVLILSLIAMIPYNKKMPTSRLMMPLGFATNHPLVPFNVALLYGVTVSVLETAGVTGGLSMSKFAIVNLIVSLGFLIWALVAYRLLPDHPVAGVEDSEVDDAAVSTQVDAMPAWKEYATIAAFIISVIGMMLLNVLGDAAYVIPGLAGAFLLIINVLGFKEVRDNMGAPVILLMAGVIGVANTLADTGFTAMIGEYVATSLGTVVSPFLLILIFALLTSACATFTGSAMGSVYIFAPIAIATSLSLGLDPTAAAIAVAISAWNGGFMPVDGMPAMILGMGNYKLSHFWLFSIPMYFVRIVLLVIGAMLMFPVS; encoded by the coding sequence ATGACACTTGAAATGTATCTTGCACTTGGAATCTTAGTCCTTATGATTGCAATGATTATGTCAGATAAATTTGCATTTGGGGCACCACCACTTATCGCTTCACTTTTACTTGTGGTGACAGGACTGGCTACAGTTCCGGAAGCGTTTGCCGGCTTTGTCAATTCAACCGTTATCATGGTTGCCGGTTTTATGGTTGTTATGGCGGGACTGATGAAGACGAGCTTAATTAGTAGGGTTCAAACCTCCATGCTGAATTTGGTGAAGAAGGGAGGATACAAAAGTTACGTTCTTTTAATTATCGTCGTTATGGGTGGGGCAAGTTTAACGGGTACTGGTTCTACAGGGTATTATGTCCTAATTTTATCTCTTATCGCTATGATTCCTTATAATAAAAAAATGCCTACGTCTAGACTGATGATGCCTTTAGGATTTGCAACAAACCATCCGTTAGTTCCTTTTAATGTAGCGCTTTTATATGGCGTTACTGTTAGTGTTTTAGAAACAGCCGGTGTTACTGGCGGACTTTCAATGTCTAAATTTGCTATCGTTAACTTGATCGTAAGCCTAGGATTTTTGATATGGGCCTTGGTTGCGTATCGTCTGCTGCCGGATCACCCGGTGGCGGGAGTGGAAGATTCGGAAGTAGATGATGCGGCCGTTTCAACTCAAGTAGATGCCATGCCTGCTTGGAAAGAATACGCTACCATCGCTGCATTTATCATCAGTGTTATTGGTATGATGCTTTTGAATGTTTTAGGAGATGCGGCTTATGTTATTCCTGGTCTTGCAGGAGCCTTCTTATTAATTATCAATGTTCTTGGTTTCAAGGAAGTTCGAGATAACATGGGAGCACCTGTAATCCTTTTAATGGCGGGGGTCATTGGTGTAGCCAATACATTGGCTGATACTGGGTTTACAGCGATGATTGGTGAATATGTAGCGACTTCATTGGGTACGGTTGTTAGTCCATTTCTGCTTATCCTCATCTTTGCCCTATTGACTAGTGCTTGCGCTACATTTACTGGTTCAGCTATGGGTTCTGTCTATATCTTTGCGCCAATTGCGATTGCAACTAGCTTAAGTTTAGGACTTGACCCTACTGCAGCAGCAATTGCGGTTGCGATCTCTGCATGGAACGGTGGCTTCATGCCAGTCGATGGGATGCCTGCGATGATTTTAGGGATGGGGAATTACAAGCTTTCGCACTTCTGGTTGTTCTCAATCCCAATGTATTTCGTTCGTATTGTGTTACTAGTGATTGGTGCGATGCTAATGTTCCCTGTAAGTTGA
- a CDS encoding sialidase family protein, with product MRNTKLVVNESIPNGKLYHDAYTNIDFSLIPSGPFSTAHAPTVTKLENGDVLCAWFAGSYEGSPDISIVLSIFDNKTQEWSEPKIISQDDTRSEQNPSFFHAPDHSVWVIYTSQQGRQPDKDNMQFTSIIKYQKTYDNGETWSEPEVLFNQEGTFARQAIQVLSNDRWIFSTWVCEDSKFGLTHDPTVFQVSDDAGQTWKEVRMPDSNGRVHANVVELEAGHLVAFMRSRFADYIYRSESTDFGDSWSVPEPTTLPNNNSSVSAIKLENGAIAIAYNANSASNPEKGKVAWPGLRNPVVVSVSEDGGNTWPIGRIIEHAEGFIGAENKTNNSQFEYPTIYQDASGHLHLVYAYKNRICVKYNGFSVEDLYGKKRENEGVYNPTSGEIG from the coding sequence ATGAGGAACACTAAACTGGTCGTAAATGAGTCCATTCCAAACGGTAAATTATATCACGATGCATATACAAACATAGATTTCTCTTTAATTCCATCAGGACCTTTCTCAACGGCACATGCACCAACTGTTACAAAGTTGGAAAACGGGGATGTATTATGTGCATGGTTTGCAGGATCATATGAAGGCAGTCCCGATATCTCAATTGTGCTATCGATATTTGATAATAAAACGCAAGAGTGGAGCGAACCGAAAATAATCTCACAGGACGATACGCGAAGTGAGCAAAACCCATCCTTTTTCCATGCGCCAGATCATTCGGTTTGGGTGATCTATACGTCCCAACAAGGAAGACAACCAGACAAAGATAATATGCAATTCACGTCGATTATTAAGTACCAGAAAACGTACGACAATGGCGAAACGTGGTCTGAACCAGAGGTGTTATTCAATCAGGAAGGAACATTTGCACGGCAAGCGATTCAAGTATTAAGCAATGATCGATGGATATTTAGCACGTGGGTATGTGAAGATTCTAAATTCGGACTAACTCACGATCCTACTGTTTTTCAAGTGTCTGATGATGCGGGACAGACATGGAAAGAAGTACGTATGCCGGATAGTAACGGCCGAGTACATGCAAATGTTGTAGAACTCGAAGCGGGTCATTTAGTGGCCTTTATGAGAAGTCGATTTGCGGATTATATTTATAGAAGTGAGTCAACCGATTTTGGAGATTCTTGGTCCGTTCCTGAGCCTACCACCTTGCCAAATAATAACTCGAGTGTAAGCGCGATTAAGCTAGAAAACGGCGCAATTGCTATTGCATACAACGCCAACTCTGCTAGTAACCCTGAAAAAGGGAAAGTGGCATGGCCAGGATTAAGAAATCCAGTCGTTGTTTCAGTGTCTGAAGATGGAGGAAATACGTGGCCGATAGGTAGAATCATTGAACACGCAGAAGGTTTCATCGGTGCAGAGAATAAAACCAATAATTCTCAATTCGAATACCCAACCATCTATCAAGATGCATCGGGCCACTTACATTTGGTGTATGCATATAAGAATCGAATTTGTGTAAAATATAACGGCTTTTCAGTAGAAGATCTTTACGGTAAAAAGCGCGAAAATGAAGGTGTTTACAACCCTACTTCTGGAGAAATAGGCTAA